A window of Maioricimonas rarisocia genomic DNA:
GTGCTCTCGCCGGAGAACTTTGCGTCGACGGTCTACTCGAAGCTGGGGATCGATCCGGGCCAGATCCTGTACACGCCGCAGGGACGTCCGACGCACCTGGTGAGCGATCCGACGCCGATCGCAGAACTGATGGGCTGAAGTTTTCCTTTCCGCCGGTGCTCAGTCCCCTGCTCTTTCGGAACAGTGCCTTGAATCTGTCTTCCCGCCGTCGCAGTCCCGCGACTGTTTCGCGCTGCGTATGTTGTCTGTCTGCATGGACTCTGCTGCTCGCCGCGATCACGTCGCCGGCCTCGGCCGAAGCTCCGGAAGCGAAGTCCCTCTACCCGGCCGGCCTGCAGCGGGGAACAGCCGCCGACCTGAACGTTCGCGGCAAGCCGGGGACACAGCCGGCGTCTATCTGGAGCGAAACAGACGGGCTCAGCTTCGAACTGGACGAGAAAGGGACCACGCTGAAGGTGACCGCAGCGGACGACGTGCCGCCGGGACTGCACTGGATTCGGTTCTACAACGGCGAAGGAGCCGGTCCCCTCGTGCCGCTGCTCGTCGGCGTTCTGCCGGAGCATAGGGAAGAAGAGTCGAACAACCGGCTGGACGAGGCGAAGGAGCCGCTGGCCACCCCCGTGCTGGTCAACGGCATCCTCAACAAGAGCGGCGATATCGACACGTATGCAATCGAACTGAAAGCGGGTTCGACGTTCGTCGCTTCCATCGAGTCGCATCGGAGTCTGGCAACGCCGGCCGATCCGGTCCTGCAACTGCTCTCTCCTGACGGTTTCGTCATCGAACAGAATGACGACCATCACGGCTTCGATCCGCAGATCGTCCACGCCGTGCAGCAGGACGGAACGTACTACGTCCGGGTGTTCGCCTTCCCGGCGACGCCGAACAGCACGATCAATTTCGCCGGCAGCAACGACTACGTGTACCGTCTCACGCTGACGATCGGGCCGTTTGTCGATCACGTTGTCCCCGCAGAGAGTCCCGAAGCGTCGCCGCGTGCGGTCGGCTGGAACCTGGCCGGGGTGGATTCGGTCACTCCCGACGATCTGCCCGGGCTGCACACGATCCACCGTTCGCATCACGAGGAGCGGACGTTCGTTGCCGAGGAGGCAGAGTCGACCGGACGTGCCGAGCCGCTGCCAGTCCCCTGTACCGTCGTCGGTCACATCGATGCCCAGGGGCAGGTGGACGCGTACCCGCTGAAGGCTGCCAAAGGGGACGCGCTGCGGTTTCGTGTTCGCAGCCGCTCGCTCGACGGGGCACACGATCCGGTGCTGAAGGTCGTACAGGTCTCCGACGGGAAGGTGCTGAAGGAAGTGGACGACATCGCCCGCGGCAATCTCGATGTCGAGCTGGCCTGGCGGAGTCCTGCCGATGGCGACTACCGGCTGGAGATTTTCGACCGGTTCGGCCATGCGAGCCTGCGGCACGTGTACCACCTCGATGTCGACCGGGACACGCCGGGCGTCGAGCTGTCGGTGGCGAACGACAG
This region includes:
- a CDS encoding PPC domain-containing protein, which codes for MNLSSRRRSPATVSRCVCCLSAWTLLLAAITSPASAEAPEAKSLYPAGLQRGTAADLNVRGKPGTQPASIWSETDGLSFELDEKGTTLKVTAADDVPPGLHWIRFYNGEGAGPLVPLLVGVLPEHREEESNNRLDEAKEPLATPVLVNGILNKSGDIDTYAIELKAGSTFVASIESHRSLATPADPVLQLLSPDGFVIEQNDDHHGFDPQIVHAVQQDGTYYVRVFAFPATPNSTINFAGSNDYVYRLTLTIGPFVDHVVPAESPEASPRAVGWNLAGVDSVTPDDLPGLHTIHRSHHEERTFVAEEAESTGRAEPLPVPCTVVGHIDAQGQVDAYPLKAAKGDALRFRVRSRSLDGAHDPVLKVVQVSDGKVLKEVDDIARGNLDVELAWRSPADGDYRLEIFDRFGHASLRHVYHLDVDRDTPGVELSVANDRLMLKDDNPLEIKATLNRAKGFRDDVSVTATGLPEGIEVTPATSSASGDTSKEVTLKLQQKEGAAAFSGPIRIVGTTAGETPLEVEAVAGDAPALGPKTQVWLTVIVKAE